The genomic stretch TGAATTAAAATTGAATTTGAAACTTATTACCTGAATTTAATGCACTATATATAGAGAGAGAGTAGAGAGAATAACGAGCTCATTATTTTTTAGGTTTAAGTTGTAGAAAGTTGTTAGAAGCATTTGTAGTTTAGATTCTTTATGATTATCGAGAGAAGAGTCCTTGTATATCgtaaaaattctaaaaaattatAATTCTTTCAAGATGGTCGGCCGAAGTCGACATGACCGGCTCAAAACAGTAATTAAGAgcaattttataaaattattacattaatttcaaaacaaaCGATAGTTTTGCATATTTTTAACCTTTTGTGCACAAATTTAAAAAAGACCTCTATTTTTAACCGAAATGTCATTTGTATTAACATTCATAAGTTTCAACTGAAACCCATTTATATAATATACAAAATATTAATCAATTATTCCACATGAAAAGCAATTCCCATAtaatacattaaaaaaaacaGTTGTCAGATACAAAAATTGCCTCTATATGTCCCAGAAAACAGTTGATCAATTATTTGAGAAATTAATCATTCTTGACTAAAATAGTAGAGTTATATATGTGtgttttttatttctttttagGGATTGAAAGGAGCTTAATTAGTCCAAAACAAAGGAATCAATTTAATTTATATTGAGATGTAGGTGTCACTCAATTTTTGTATATAGATAAATGCATCTGACTTTTTTATTTCCTTCactttctttttttatttttacaattttttattattatttatttacttCCTTAACTTCTAGCTAATGATAtcattttttatatataaatgatatcatattttattttatcattgACGATAGATGGTAGTTGAAATAATTGAACAAACAGAGAACCGTAGATGAGAGGCGGCTACAATCTCGACCGTCCGATTAAGATCCAGACGCGTACTCGTGTGCGGGTGTGTTATTTCCTTCGCGCGTTTTCGTACCTTTTTCCTAGCATCTACTACGAAAGATACTTAATATAATTTCAACGTGCATAACTAGCCGAGTCAGTGGACCAAGTGAAACTCACTCACACAAACATTGACTCAGTAACTCGCTCTCGCTTCTGTTAAacattatttaaattaaaatcaCCGCCTTCTTCTTCATCACACCATCGCCTTAATTTGACAgtttagagagagagagaaattaTTCTTGAGAGAGAAAGTGAAGAAAACTAATGGCCGGAGTTAATCAAAACGGCGTCGCCGAGTTCCCGGCGGTTCAGACTCACGGTGGACAGTTCGTTCAATACAACGTTTTCGGTAATCTCTTTGAAGTTACTGCTAAGTATCGTCCTCCGATCATGCCGATTGGTCGCGGCGCTTACGGAATCGTTTGGTATTGCTTCGTAATcttctttttttctctttctctttatttttatttttggaTTTGGATCGGTTTTTTTTTTCTGAATCGGTTTTTCAATTAACTAACGGATTTGGAAATTGAGAAATCTGAATTGTTATGTTGATTTGGTTTTTGAAGTTCGCTCTTGAACACGGAGACGAATGAGTTGGTTGCTGTTAAGAAAATAGCGAATGCTTTCGATAATCACATGGATGCGAAGCGTACGCTGCGTGAGATTAAGCTTCTTAGGCATTTAGATCATGAAAATGTGAGTTATCTTTCTCTTACCatgtttaattgattaattaattagATAATATTGTATTTTATTTCGTTCGTACTGGTATTAGATTTTTTGTTGAGTACAAATTTTCAACTGCCATTAATTATTTCCTAATCTGTTCCAATTTTATTTGAGATTTCATTATTTCATGTAACTCTTTATTTAGCATTTTTCTGAAAAAAATTGCATAAGAAAATTGACACCAGTGGTTCTTAATTACCTATCACTATCATTAAGATGATAGTTGTTGATTGTTGATAATAATTTTCGTTGACATTTCATGTAAGGACTATTTGGTAGACATCCAAACACCGCAATAATATGTGTTGTTATCATGGAAAATTTGGTTCCTTTTAGTGTCCTACATGAAAATTAAATGTCCAAAAATATGTGTGGTGAGTAGCGACACGTTTGTTGAGTTAATGGAACCAAGCCATCTCTGTTGACAATGGTGGATGGTGGACCATGATGATTTAGGGAAAAAAACAAGTCAatattgaaaaaagaaaatgCCCCAATTATTTATGTAATGATGGATTAAATTTAATGATATTAATGTGTGGTTGGGTCTAACTCAATCCTATAAACCGGTTTGCAAGGTAAGTCATTTATAAATACATATACAGGCTATAGATTGTCCGACATGGGACTCTTAACACCCCCTCTTATGTCAAAGATTTACGTCTGGGACGTGGAACTAAATGGTGGGTGGTCCAATATAATTATAAAGTCCGATGATAACTTCTTGATTTTGAAGAATATATGATGACATGACATGACACAAGTTTAGTtataatttttttctttctaaTATAACATTTTTACTTGGCTACAAATGAAATTTGATTCATACCTAATTTGATTACTTTCATACGGTTGTAAAGTTTACAGTGTAGTTTAAGCTTTAACGTATCAAGTGTGAAAGTCTCAATATgataaatgaaagatatattaTTCTTTAGTGATGGTTAAAATGTTTGTTTTTATAACAGGTCATTGGTTTAAGAGATGTTATTCCTCCACCCTTGCGTAGAGAGTTTAATGATGTCTACATAACCACCGAACTCATGGATACTGATCTTCATCAAATCATTCGCTCCAATCAAAATCTGTCAGATGAACACTGTCAGGTCAGTGTTTTGaatttgttgtttttaatatCATAATCATCTCCTTGACATTTGTACGCTGGAACGAACTGAACTAACTGTTTTGCTGATGCTTGGATGCTCTTGGACTTGCAGTACTTTTTGTATCAGATTCTTCGTGGACTGAGGTATATACATTCTGCAAACATTATCCATAGAGATTTGAAGCCAAGCAATCTGTTGCTGAATGCAAATTGCGACTTGAAGATTATTGATTTTGGTCTTGCGCGGCCAACTATGGAAAATGACTTCATGACAGAATATGTAGTCACAAGATGGTATAGAGCTCCTGAATTGTTGTTGAACTCCTCAGATTACACCTCTGCCATAGATGTTTGGTCTGTTGGTTGTATCTTCATGGAGCTTATGAATAAAAAACCTCTATTTCCTGGCAAAGACCATGTGCATCAGATGCGCTTATTGACAGAGGTAAGATTATAAAAATCAACATACCTGATAATTTTCATAAAAATTAAGCATTATATAAGTTAAATGTTTTTGCTAGTTGCTACTAGGTCATGGAGTATAAGTTAATATTCATAATATTTCAAGCTGTTTGATATAATGAAAACAATCAATAATTTTATCATAAGTGATTCTAGTTATGTATGCTTACACTTGTTGCCTTTCCACAGCTTCTTGGCACTCCAACTGACGCTGATGTCGGGTTAGTGAAAAATGAAGATGCAAGAAGATATATCCGACAACTTCCTCAATATCCTCGCCAACCTTTAAATAGGGTTTTCCCCCATGTTCATCCCTTGGCCATCGATCTCATCGATAAAATGTTGACAATTGATCCCACTAGAAGAATCACAGGTAATTTTCTCATCCTCGCATCCATTTAGTCTCTATAGCTAGATAAAGCAACACGCAGGTTCATTTTGAACATTCGTGTTATCTGTGTTATCTGCATTACACACGTTgaataaaattttcaaattttcataTCGACTTGTTTCTATAATGGCAGTTGAAGAAGCACTAGCCCATCCATACCTTGAAAAACTACACGATGTAGCTGATGAACCCATCTGCATGGAACCATTCTCATTTGAGTTTGAACAACAGCATTTGGACGAAGAGCAAATAAAGGAGATGATCTACAGGGAGGCATTAGCACTCAATCCTGAGTACGCTTAAACCGGAACAATAGAAGAAATATTAAGTTAATAAGCAAAAATAaattcattttcaattttttcaTCAAATTCCCAGCAATGCAAATTTGCAAGAAGGAAAGGATTAAGTTGAATGAGAAATCTTTTGCCAGCTAAAACCCTTTAGGTGAGTTCAATCTGTGTGACTAGTTAGGTGCAATTATAGCTGTGTACCAACGAGTACCCTGCCTTATGTTGTAAAGTGTAATTTAATGATATTAAATTAATTCGTATAATTTTTTTGACCCTGTTTTGTTGGGTTTGTATTTTTTTCTCGTCTGTTTTTTTTTGGTTTACTAAGGACTCAGCATGTAATCTGTTTAAGTTAATTTGCATTGTTGTAACTTGCTACCATGATTTATAGCTTTTTCCTGCTATATTATCCGTATAGTGGATGTGAATTCAGTAAACACAACTTTTTAGATAAGCAATTCCTGTATGGTTCACAAATTTTGATGATTTACTCTTTACTTATGTTGTAAGAAACCGAAGCATTCCATTAAATTCAACTAATGTAAAGAAAGTTACCTTCTATAGAATATCTTGAAATACAAGAGATTAAGAGATATTTGAATAAATCATGTGTTTTGAAAAGTACtacggagactttattatatagAGAGAGATTATAACTAATTAAGTCAAATGCACTAGActtgttacatatataattagttCTGGGGTTTCGTGGAGATTTTGTAAACACGTCTATCAATTGATCATTATAGTTGACAAAGTTTGTGACGATGTCACCTGATTCGATTTTTCCCCTGACAAAGTGACAGActatctcaatatgtttggtcctctcatggaagactggatttgaagcaatgtgcaatgcggcttgattatcacaaataagtgtcattggtcttgcttcttcaatttgaagCTCCTTGAGCAATtgttttaaccaaataagttcacatgttgCTGTGGTCCTATACTCTGCCTCGGCTCTTGATCTTGCAACTAcgttttgtttcttacttttctAGGATATAAGGTTTCCTCCAACAAGTACACAATACCCAGAGGTGGATCGTCTATCAATGGGTGACCCTGCCCAATCAGCATCGGAGTATCCAATTATCTGAGTATGTCCTTTATTTTCATACACTAGACCTTTTCCTAGAGTACGtttgatgtatctcagaatccGGATAACAGCATCCATGTGTTCCTGACAAGGGGAGTTTAAGAACTGACTTACCACACTAACTGCAAAAGAAATGTCTGGACGACTGACGGTGAAATAATTCAACTTTCCAACCAATCCTATATACCTTCCCGAGTCAGATAGAGGCTCCCCCTGATTGGATAGTAGTTTATCACCTGGATCCATAGGGGTATTAGTTGGTTTAGCATTCAAC from Lathyrus oleraceus cultivar Zhongwan6 chromosome 7, CAAS_Psat_ZW6_1.0, whole genome shotgun sequence encodes the following:
- the LOC127100581 gene encoding mitogen-activated protein kinase 3, with amino-acid sequence MAGVNQNGVAEFPAVQTHGGQFVQYNVFGNLFEVTAKYRPPIMPIGRGAYGIVCSLLNTETNELVAVKKIANAFDNHMDAKRTLREIKLLRHLDHENVIGLRDVIPPPLRREFNDVYITTELMDTDLHQIIRSNQNLSDEHCQYFLYQILRGLRYIHSANIIHRDLKPSNLLLNANCDLKIIDFGLARPTMENDFMTEYVVTRWYRAPELLLNSSDYTSAIDVWSVGCIFMELMNKKPLFPGKDHVHQMRLLTELLGTPTDADVGLVKNEDARRYIRQLPQYPRQPLNRVFPHVHPLAIDLIDKMLTIDPTRRITVEEALAHPYLEKLHDVADEPICMEPFSFEFEQQHLDEEQIKEMIYREALALNPEYA
- the LOC127104537 gene encoding uncharacterized mitochondrial protein AtMg00810-like translates to MSLYGLKQSPRAWFGRFSTVVQQFDDIVITGSDQQGILQLKQHLSNQFQTKDLGKLRYFLGIEVAQSIDGLMISQRKYAMDILEETSLLNAKPTNTPMDPGDKLLSNQGEPLSDSGRYIGLVGKLNYFTVSRPDISFAVSVVSQFLNSPCQEHMDAVIRILRYIKRTLGKGLVYENKGHTQIIGYSDADWAGSPIDRRSTSGYCVLVGGNLIS